The following proteins are encoded in a genomic region of Gossypium hirsutum isolate 1008001.06 chromosome D05, Gossypium_hirsutum_v2.1, whole genome shotgun sequence:
- the LOC107939214 gene encoding uncharacterized protein isoform X1, with product MGKNVLVLGIALLLLLGGVTSAPTTSSPAKIVSGVFSNAVSASMKWLWSLKSTTKTAITGRPMMKFEGGYTVETVFDGSKLGVEPHTIEILPSGELLILDSANSNLYRMSSSLSLYSRPRLVAGSPEGYPGHVDGKLREARMNHPKGLAVDDRGNIYIADTMNMAIRKISDAGITTIAGGKLTRGGGHVDGPSEDAKFSNDFDVVYVGSSCSLLVIDRGNRAIREIQLHFDDCAYQYGSGFPLGIAVLVAAGFFGYMLALLQRRVGTIVSTQKDQDSVKVDATVLSPYQKPLKSVRPPLIPTEDEQEKQEEGFFGSLGKLFVNGGVSALEIFRSVLPGFRKEPPNYQYQSQHQQQLKQTMPWAAQESFVIPDEDDPPSIDTRTPTPRKTYPFMSKDADKLHQLRQSRAFYNGWDVDMQQQKQHHHHHRHQTSTPHTVYEQSHEKTNEIIFGAVQDQEGKREAVVIRPIDYGDKTYYHQNFRFRSNLGYCGGY from the exons ATGGGTAAAAATGTGTTGGTCTTGGGTATTGCTCTTTTGCTTCTTCTTGGAGGTGTCACTTCAGCTCCTACTACTTCTTCACCTGCAA AGATCGTAAGTGGGGTTTTCTCTAATGCCGTGTCTGcctctatgaaatggttatggtCACTCAAATCTACCACTAAAACAG CAATTACTGGCCGTCCAATGATGAAGTTTGAGGGTGGATACACTGTGGAGACTGTGTTTGATGGAAGTAAGCTTGGGGTTGAACCTCACACTATTGAGATTTTGCCCAGTGGAGAGCTGCTAATTTTGGACTCTGCTAATAGCAACCTTTATCGGATGTCTAGTTCTTTATCTCTGT ATAGTAGACCAAGGCTGGTTGCTGGATCCCCGGAAGGATACCCTGGACATGTAGATGGGAAGCTGAGAGAGGCAAGGATGAACCATCCGAAAGGGCTAGCAGTAGATGATAGAGGGAATATTTATATTGCAGACACTATGAACATGGCAATCAGGAAGATAAGTGATGCAG GTATTACGACAATTGCTGGTGGGAAATTGACCCGGGGAGGGGGACATGTAGATGGACCAAGTGAAGATGCAAAGTTTTCTAACGATTTTGATGTAGTCTATGTTGGAAGCAGTTGCTCTCTTCTTGTGATAGATAGAGGAAACCGAGCGATTAGAGAGATTCAACTACATTTTGATGACTGTGCCTATCAGTATGGAAGTGGTTTTCCTCTTG GAATTGCTGTTCTTGTTGCTGCTGGCTTCTTTGGTTACATGCTAGCTTTGCTGCAGCGTAGAGTGGGCACCATTGTATCAACCCAGAAA GATCAGGATTCAGTTAAAGTAGATGCCACTGTATTGAGTCCATATCAGAAACCGCTGAAATCAGTCAGGCCACCTTTAATTCCGACGGAAGATGAACAGGAGAAGCAAGAAGAAGGCTTCTTTGGATCCCTCGGGAAGCTTTTTGTCAATGGCGGTGTTTCTGCATTGGAAATTTTCAGAAGCGTACTTCCTGGTTTTAGAAAGGAGCCACCGAACTATCAATATCAGAGCCAGCACCAGCAACAACTGAAGCAGACAATGCCGTGGGCTGCACAAGAGAGCTTTGTCATACCAGATGAAGATGATCCCCCATCAATTGATACTCGAACCCCCACTCCACGCAAAACATACCCTTTCATGTCCAAAGATGCTGACAAACTCCATCAGTTGCGTCAAAGCCGGGCTTTCTACAATGGATGGGATGTTGATATGCAACAGCAGAaacagcatcatcatcatcatcgccATCAGACGTCTACCCCACATACAGTCTATGAGCAAAGCCATGAGAAAACCAATGAGATAATTTTTGGAGCAGTTCAAGATCAAGAAGGGAAGCGTGAAGCTGTGGTCATAAGGCCGATCGATTATGGAGACAAAACGTACTATCATCAAAATTTCCGGTTCCGGTCAAATTTGGGTTACTGTGGTGGCTATTAA
- the LOC107939214 gene encoding uncharacterized protein isoform X2 translates to MGKNVLVLGIALLLLLGGVTSAPTTSSPAKIVSGVFSNAVSASMKWLWSLKSTTKTAITGRPMMKFEGGYTVETVFDGSKLGVEPHTIEILPSGELLILDSANSNLYRMSSSLSLYSRPRLVAGSPEGYPGHVDGKLREARMNHPKGLAVDDRGNIYIADTMNMAIRKISDAGITTIAGGKLTRGGGHVDGPSEDAKFSNDFDVVYVGSSCSLLVIDRGNRAIREIQLHFDDCAYQYGSGFPLGIAVLVAAGFFGYMLALLQRRVGTIVSTQKDSVKVDATVLSPYQKPLKSVRPPLIPTEDEQEKQEEGFFGSLGKLFVNGGVSALEIFRSVLPGFRKEPPNYQYQSQHQQQLKQTMPWAAQESFVIPDEDDPPSIDTRTPTPRKTYPFMSKDADKLHQLRQSRAFYNGWDVDMQQQKQHHHHHRHQTSTPHTVYEQSHEKTNEIIFGAVQDQEGKREAVVIRPIDYGDKTYYHQNFRFRSNLGYCGGY, encoded by the exons ATGGGTAAAAATGTGTTGGTCTTGGGTATTGCTCTTTTGCTTCTTCTTGGAGGTGTCACTTCAGCTCCTACTACTTCTTCACCTGCAA AGATCGTAAGTGGGGTTTTCTCTAATGCCGTGTCTGcctctatgaaatggttatggtCACTCAAATCTACCACTAAAACAG CAATTACTGGCCGTCCAATGATGAAGTTTGAGGGTGGATACACTGTGGAGACTGTGTTTGATGGAAGTAAGCTTGGGGTTGAACCTCACACTATTGAGATTTTGCCCAGTGGAGAGCTGCTAATTTTGGACTCTGCTAATAGCAACCTTTATCGGATGTCTAGTTCTTTATCTCTGT ATAGTAGACCAAGGCTGGTTGCTGGATCCCCGGAAGGATACCCTGGACATGTAGATGGGAAGCTGAGAGAGGCAAGGATGAACCATCCGAAAGGGCTAGCAGTAGATGATAGAGGGAATATTTATATTGCAGACACTATGAACATGGCAATCAGGAAGATAAGTGATGCAG GTATTACGACAATTGCTGGTGGGAAATTGACCCGGGGAGGGGGACATGTAGATGGACCAAGTGAAGATGCAAAGTTTTCTAACGATTTTGATGTAGTCTATGTTGGAAGCAGTTGCTCTCTTCTTGTGATAGATAGAGGAAACCGAGCGATTAGAGAGATTCAACTACATTTTGATGACTGTGCCTATCAGTATGGAAGTGGTTTTCCTCTTG GAATTGCTGTTCTTGTTGCTGCTGGCTTCTTTGGTTACATGCTAGCTTTGCTGCAGCGTAGAGTGGGCACCATTGTATCAACCCAGAAA GATTCAGTTAAAGTAGATGCCACTGTATTGAGTCCATATCAGAAACCGCTGAAATCAGTCAGGCCACCTTTAATTCCGACGGAAGATGAACAGGAGAAGCAAGAAGAAGGCTTCTTTGGATCCCTCGGGAAGCTTTTTGTCAATGGCGGTGTTTCTGCATTGGAAATTTTCAGAAGCGTACTTCCTGGTTTTAGAAAGGAGCCACCGAACTATCAATATCAGAGCCAGCACCAGCAACAACTGAAGCAGACAATGCCGTGGGCTGCACAAGAGAGCTTTGTCATACCAGATGAAGATGATCCCCCATCAATTGATACTCGAACCCCCACTCCACGCAAAACATACCCTTTCATGTCCAAAGATGCTGACAAACTCCATCAGTTGCGTCAAAGCCGGGCTTTCTACAATGGATGGGATGTTGATATGCAACAGCAGAaacagcatcatcatcatcatcgccATCAGACGTCTACCCCACATACAGTCTATGAGCAAAGCCATGAGAAAACCAATGAGATAATTTTTGGAGCAGTTCAAGATCAAGAAGGGAAGCGTGAAGCTGTGGTCATAAGGCCGATCGATTATGGAGACAAAACGTACTATCATCAAAATTTCCGGTTCCGGTCAAATTTGGGTTACTGTGGTGGCTATTAA